A stretch of Bos taurus isolate L1 Dominette 01449 registration number 42190680 breed Hereford chromosome 5, ARS-UCD2.0, whole genome shotgun sequence DNA encodes these proteins:
- the OR6C1N gene encoding olfactory receptor family 6 subfamily C member 1N, with protein MRNYTEITEFILLGLSDDPQLQVVSFIFLLITYMLSITGNLTIIILTLLDAHLQTPMYFFLRNFSLLEVSFTTVSIPRFLATIITGDKTIPFNDCMAQLFFFIFLGVTEFYLLAAMSYDRYIAICKPLHYLTIMNHKVCTLLVLASWLASFLIIFPLVMLFLQLDYCKSNVIDHFSCDYFPLLYLSCSDTKFLEIVGFSCAVFILLFTLALIILSYTYIIRTILRIPSTTQRTKAFSTCSSHMIVISISYGSCIFMYMNPSAKDRVSSSKGVAVLNTSIAPMLNPFIYTLRNQQVKRAFMDTARKTIFFSSK; from the coding sequence atgagaaactaCACAGAAATAACAGAGTTTATCCTCCTGGGACTGTCAGATGACCCACAACTTCAGGTTGTGAGCTTTATCTTTCTGCTCATCACCTACATGCTCAGCATCACTGGGAACCTGACCATTATCATCCTGACCCTGCTGGATGCCCACCTCCAAAcccccatgtatttcttcctcagGAATTTCTCCTTATTAGAAGTTTCATTCACAACTGTCAGTATACCCAGGTTCTTGGCCACCATTATTACAGGAGATAAAACCATCCCTTTTAATGATTGTATGgctcagttattttttttcattttcttgggagtCACTGAGTTTTATCTTCTGGCTGCCATGTCCTATGACCGTTACATTGCCATCTGCAAACCGCTGCATTACTTGACCATCATGAATCACAAAGTCTGCACACTGCTTGTCTTGGCCTCTTGGCTGGCTTCATTCTTAATCATATTCCCATTAGTAATGCTCTTCCTACAGCTTGATTACTGTAAGTCCAATGTTATTGACCATTTTAGTTGTGATTATTTCCCCTTATTATACCTTTCTTGTTCAGACACCAAATTTCTAGAGATAGTAGGGTTTTCCTGTGCTGTGTTTATTCTCTTGTTCACTTTAGCATTAATAATTCTGTCCTACACGTATATCATCAGAACAATTTTGAGGATCCCTTCTACCACTCAGAGGACAAAGGCCTTTTCCACCTGTTCTTCCCACATGATTGTCATCTCCATCTCTTATGGCAGCTGCATTTTCATGTATATGAATCCATCAGCAAAGGACAGGGTGTCTTCAAGCAAGGGAGTGGCTGTGCTAAACACCTCCATAGctcccatgctgaacccctttaTCTATACCCTAAGGAATCAGCAAGTCAAGCGAGCCTTCATGGACACAGCAAGGAAGACTATATTTTTctcaagtaaatga